The Elaeis guineensis isolate ETL-2024a chromosome 14, EG11, whole genome shotgun sequence genome has a segment encoding these proteins:
- the LOC140853768 gene encoding agamous-like MADS-box protein AGL80, translating into MARKKVNLAWIANNSTRRATLKKRSKGLVKKVSELSTLCDVKACLVVYEPQESLPVVWPSVHEAARLVARFRSMPEMEQSKKMMNQEGFLQQRVVKLQDQLRKNQRENREIQTTLLMYEGLAGRSLHNVGMEEVASLAWMLEMRMKMVQQRIEMLTAQMAEPSSHSTEASRQAVPPVAPLVQGPMPVMKEKTAMEAAMEALQTPNWFGDVMDPNGNMMHEMVQPYVDNTNPWLHPYYFSFN; encoded by the exons ATGGCTAGGAAGAAGGTGAATCTGGCATGGATCGCGAATAACTCCACCCGGAGGGCGACCTTGAAGAAGAGGAGCAAGGGGTTGGTGAAGAAGGTGAGCGAGCTCTCCACGCTCTGCGACGTAAAAGCTTGCCTCGTGGTCTACGAGCCCCAGGAGTCGCTTCCGGTCGTGTGGCCCTCCGTCCACGAGGCGGCGCGACTCGTGGCCCGCTTCCGGAGCATGCCGGAGATGGAGCAGTCCAAGAAGATGATGAACCAGGAAGGATTCCTCCAGCAGCGCGTGGTGAAGCTGCAGGACCAGCTGCGGAAGAATCAGCGCGAGAATCGCGAGATCCAGACGACGCTGCTCATGTACGAAGGCCTCGCCGGCCGGAGCCTCCACAACGTCGGCATGGAGGAGGTGGCGAGCCTCGCATGGATGCTGGAGATGAGGATGAAGATGGTGCAGCAGCGGATCGAGATGCTCACGGCGCAGATGGCCGAGCCGTCGAGCCAC AGCACCGAGGCGTCGAGGCAAGCGGTGCCACCGGTGGCGCCGCTGGTGCAGGGACCGATGCCGGTGATGAAAGAGAAGACGGCGATGGAGGCGGCGATGGAGGCGCTCCAGACGCCGAACTGGTTCGGGGACGTGATGGATCCTAACGGCAACATGATGCACGAGATGGTGCAGCCCTACGTAGACAATACCAACCCATGGCTTCACCCCTACTACTTCTCCTTTAACTGA